tgtgtgtgtgtgtgttcagcgctaaatttttacattttctttttttaaagttagcgTACACACAGTACTACACCTTGATTAATAATGGCGATCATTTCAAATCGCCACTCATAGAGCTGGCTAATTCTGAagtgtataatataatatatagataCACGAATGTAATATACAGAGTATCCCTTGTATGGATCCGTTGTGATTTATTTAACCAGCCTCTTGCAGGTGGGTATTTAGGGATTCTTTCTTGTTGTCATAGTAAATGTCACAGTTAAGTGCATCTGGGAAATAGGTTTCCAGTAGAGTTTCTGAGTCAAAGACTgtgtcatttttaatttcaacatCTCTGTTTTTACTCGGCGAGCCTCACCATGTTAGTGAGCGTGAACGTCTAGTGTTCCTTTTCTGTCGTAGTTTGCATCATTTGAGTTTCTCTAAAGGTTATTGGTCTTTTTCTTACCATAAAACGTTTTTCCTgagtttgtcttttctcttgcctttatgttattttccttatttcGGTCTTACACAGAAGCTTAATTTTATCTTTGGGGATAAGGGCTACTTCTGAAGTCTGAAGCTTAGGTCTGGCTGACATTTTACTTTGATGTGGGGAACAGGGCAGTATCCTGCTCCTCCGTTTTGTTTTCCCATCGTGCTGTGGGTGAGGCCGCCAGGCTCATTCCTCTGGGAGGTGGTCTCCAGGGAGAAAGGTGTCACGAACAGGACTGCAGCTCCTCTGGTTTTCAGACGGGCGGCTCCTCTATTCCACGAAGAGGTTCCTGGCCCATCCATCAGTTCAGATCCCCAGGGTGTTGCCTCACCAGCGAGGCCTCAGGGTTCTGGCACAGGGGTCAGACTGAAAGCAGCGCACTGGGGACCTTAGTCGCCACATTGCAGCGTGCTTGGGAGGAGGTCTTTGGCCCACACCACGGGTCGCCGATTCTTGCTCTCTGCAAGGTCACTAGGCCACCATCTGGCCTCCCATTGCAGTCGCCCGTGGACCCACTGACCCAAATAAATTACCAAGCCAAGAGGGCTGAGAACCAGACTCGTGGGGACCAGTGGCACCTTAAGGAAGCCCTTCATCTTCCTTAAACAGCGTGTGCAGTTCTCCAGTGCAGCCGGGAAGGGCGGCCCAGAATTTTGTAGGTGGATAATGGTgtctgggggagaaggcaatggcaacccactccattactcttgcctggcaaatcccatgacagagtagcctggtaggctgcagtccatggggtcactaggagtcggacactactgagcgacttccctttcacttttcactttcatgcattggagaaggaaatggcaacccactccagtgttcttgcctagagaatcccaggaacgggggagcctggtgggctgctgtctatggggtcgcacagagttggacacgactgaagtgactcagcagtagcaaTGGTGTCTAGAGAGGTGTTTCTCAGAGTTCCTGGACCAgtaacatcacctgggaactaGTTAGAAATACGAATTCTGGCTCTACTGACTCAAACCCTGCGGATGGAGCCCAGCAGTGTGTTTAACAAACTCTCCAGGTGGGTTCTGACACACACTGCAGTTTGAGAACTAGTTTGGGGCTGGGCGTGCAAGGAGGAGCTGCTCACCTGGGCTCAGCAGGTGTGATTGTTAAGGAAGCCTACAGGTTTCCTCGCTTTCACTGGTCCTTCGGTGCCTCTTAAATTGTAATAGCCACTGATTGGCAAGAGTAAGCAGGTTTCCTGATGGTCTGAGACTGTAATATCACAGCAGCTCGTGTCCCTCCGGGCAGCTCCGCTGGTGTGAGACACGGCAGAAGGATCTGTGCAGAGAGGGGTTTGTGAGGGCAGGTGTCCCACCATCACCAAGAATTCTAGGTTCTGGGcctgtctccttccctcactgccgACCTGCAAGGCTCTTGCCCTTTCTGAGCTCCATCTGTAGGGACAGGATGGTACTGCCTCGCTTGATCAGATGAGCCCTCCTGAGGGCTCTCCTTACTTCTGGGGATGGTCATCCCGTACCCGGGGATTCCCTTGGCGGGTGAACCAGAGGCTGGAGAACAAAAGTGTAGTTTGGGGCAGATCCAGTTTGGAGCCCGCTGTGGATTGCTCAGGGTCTGTAGGTTGGGCGCAGGGAGATGGGAGCATGGGCTTTCCCCAGTGCTGGATGGATGGTAACAAAGAAATCCAGGCAGATAGACCTGGCCCCCTGAGAATGAGATGGGAGAACAGCGTCACACGTGCAGCATCCCTGTCAGCACAGGTGGGAGTGGAGCCTGGGTGAAAGGGGTGTACAAGGTAACTCACCAGCTAGTGGGTGGCGAATCCTGTAATGCCCCGATTGCTGTTTCTGGCAGGGGCCTGGTGGGTAAAGAGTGAGCTGGGTTGCCCCACCCCAGGTCAGGCCTGATGCAGCTCCTCCTGCTGGGGCTGGCTTGTGGGTGTCACTGTTCTCCAACGAGCCTGAGCACACTTTACTCTTTCCTTTCAGATCTAGCTATGAGCTACCCAGGCTACCCCCCGCCCACAGGTGGCTACCCACCAGGTGCACCAGGTAAGAAGGTCTGGGGCCTGTGGGGGAGGGATTGCCCTCTCTTCAAAGGGTCTAGGCATGGAGAGTGGGGGAGTGATGGTGCTTTCCAGTCATTTCCTTGCTCCCTTCATACCTGCACAGTGCAGCCAGATGGGAAGGGGCTGGAGAAGAGCTTGGTCCTGGGGCCAGGTGAGGCCAGGGTTTGAAGCCACTTATGAAAAGCCAGGGTGAGGCCAGGCCCCAGTCTCTCGCTTTATTAGCTGATAGGAACAGACGAACATGTTCcattctctgagactcagttttctcctttGCAAATGAATTCAAGCGTCTCCATCACGGGGCTGGCCCAGACAGGGCTGCGATAGCCGGGTAGAGGCTCTGGCACAGGGTCCTCTGGAGCACTGCGCGGTGGCACTTGCCCTGTCGCTCCTCCTGCCCTATGCGCACGGTTCGTGGTTCCCAGCAGCAGGGCCCCTGCGCGCAGGACGGGGAGGTAGTCGCTGAAggtcagatgctgctgctgcagctgctgctgtggGCCAGTAGCACTTCCACCTCTGTCGGCACCTGAGCAGGAAGAGTGGGAACTGGCAAGTGACTCTGGGGAGCTCTGTCCTAGGTGTCCTGGAGCTGGACAGCCACGCTGGAGGCCCCCAGGGCCTTTTCGCTGCCATGGACAGGGCTGTTTCTGATGGGCCAGCCATGATGCTAGCTGCTGTGCTACTTGTGAGGGCTACGGTGAGGGCTGTCACATGAACACTCACCGGGCTCCCAGCTAAGCCCTGACTGGCAGTAACTCTCTTAATCCTCCTTATAGCAATCGAGGCCATCACCAGTTATCCCCACTTCACACGAGGAAGCTGAGCCAGGATGGCTGAGTGCTCGCTCAGGGCACATGCCCCGGTCCTGCTGGTGTCAGAGCTGGGACTTCTTACTGCTGTTCCCCGACTGTCCTCCTGACAGCCAAGCCCTGTCTGCCTCTGTCCTGTCATCCTGCTTCTCCCTGCCTCCTACAGACGTGTGGTGACAGCATACAACCAAATCAGCGGGACAGCCCACCCCACCCGCTGTGCTTTTCCGTCACTCTGCACTCTGAGTGCTCCCTGAGCTCCGTACTCTGCTGGGCTCGGCACAGCCTCCCTGAGTGACCTGTCTGTACTCCTGGTCCATGGTGGTGAGCCCAGGAGAGCAGGTCTGCCCTTGGCCCTCTGCCTTCATAGCCCACAGAGAGTCTTGGGAGTGTTTGCTGAGTGGTCCTTCCTCCCTGAAAAGTGGGGAAGGTTCCTTATTTATTCTCTTCTCTGGCAGCAGGATCAGGCTAGACTCTGTTGCCTGAGTGTTTTCATTGTTGCCTGTAGGACGGCCCAAGGCCCTGCTTGGCCTCCTCTCTGACCGCCTGGGAGCTTGATGTCTCTGCCTTGTCCTCTTGGTGGGTGATCGGGGGGCTGATGGACTGGGTGTTGCTTTCAGGTGGCGGTGCCTGGGGAGGTGCTGGCTACCCGCCACCCACCATGCCTCCCATTGGGCTGGATAATGTGGCCAACTATGCAGGGCAGTTCAACCAGGACTACCTCTCAGGAGTGGTGAGTCCAGCCCGCCCACTGGGCTGCCCTGGGGGCCACTCTCGTGGGACCAGAGGGAGAAAGGCTGCGGGCTTCCACGGTGTCAGAGGGGTGTGTGTTACCCGAGGGCACGGAGGGTGTCGAACCGTATCTTAGGACAGAAGGGTTTCCATCAAGGCTCCCACCAGTTCACTGTCCCTCTGTGCGTCTCGTTTTTCTTGACGGTAAAGTGAGGGGTAGGGGAGTGTGTTGTGCTGTGTGGTCTTCCAGGTTCCTTTCAGCGCTGAGGGATTGGGTCGGGGTGAGGAATATGCATTGTGCACCTTCTGTATGCGCTCAGCATAGGGACGGGAGGAGggtgagggggtgtgtgtgtgtcacgcACGTGTGACTGATGCAGGTGTGTGTTGTCTGTGTTTGTACATGTGGATGACTGTCCTGGTTGGGCCTGGGGGCAGGTAACACAGGCAGGCGTGCTACTTTTGATTTGCTTATAAAATGGTGGATTTTATAATCTAAAGATAAACGTATGCGCAGTGTAAACAGTGCAACCACTACATAGTCTAATTTGCACCAGGCCCATTGTAGGTGCTGGGGATAGAAAACCCCAGCCTAGGAGTGCCTACCATCCACTGGGGGCAGACAGTGGTGTTGTGTTAAAGCGAGTGTGGctgctgtggtgcacaggcagGTTAAGGGGTCAGTGGTGCAGGCGGAGGGCATGTGGGACAGGTGGGTGGGCTCGGTGGGCCTGCTGAGAGGCTGGTGGTGCTCGGAGTCAGCTTGAGCCGAGTGTGGCTCCGGGGCGCCCGCTGCAGGCTCAGGGTGGGGAAGGGCAGACAGACGATGGACTGTGGCCTTACCTCTCCAGGGCTGTTAGTCTAAGGCTCTGCTTTGTGGACTTTCAGGCGGCCAACATGTCCGGGACGTTTGGAGGAGCCAACGTGCCAAACCTGTACCCGGGGGCCCCTGGGGGTGGTTACCCCCCAGTTCCCCCGGGGGGGTTCGGGCAGCCCCCTCCCGCCCAGCAGCCTGTTCCTTCGTATGGAATGTACCCGCCCCCTGGAGGAAACCCACCCTCCAGGATGCCTTCATATCCGCCATACCCAGGGGCCCCTGTGCCAGGCCAGCCCATGTTGCCCCCTGGACAGCAGCCCCCAGGGGTCTACCCTGGACAGCCGCCCATGACCTACCCTGGACAGTCACCAGTGCCACCTCCTGGGCAGCAGCCAGTGCCAAGCTATCCAGGGTACTCAGGTTCTGGGACTGTCACCCCTGCCGTGTCCCCCGCTCAGGTAAGTGCCAACCCTGTGCTGCTGCCTGTCCAGGCCTGGCCCTAAGGGCCTGAGACACGTGGCCTAGTGTCCCCTTGCAGGGATGCGGGAGGGCTCAGCCCTGTAGCTCTGACTTGTGGTTTTCAGTGTCGCTTTCTCACGGACTCCCCACCCCTGCTTGCGCTCCTGAGGGCCCAGGGAGCCGCCCTGTTTGTCCCAGCTTGGTTAGAGGGTCCCTGTGCGAGGCGGGTCTGAACGCTCCAGGTACTCTTCATTCCTCTTGTGTTATTTACAGCCTGGGTGTTGTGAGAACTGTCTCAAAAGGCCTTTGCCCGGTGGCTCTTAGTCTTTAATCTCTGGATGTGCCCTCCCAGACTCAAAACCAGCCCCTTTGAGTGTGGAAAATTGTTGGCGGTTCTTTCAGGACTGCTCTTGGCTCATTTTGGAGAGCAGTTCATGTTTGCAGAGCCTAGAATTCATTGTCATGGTTACACAGCCAAACCAGCCAAGCACAGGGCTAGTGGAATGTGGTTGACTAATATTTTTAGCCAGAGGGTCCATTCCCCTCCTTCCCCAACACCCACACATCCCCCTacccctgccctgctctgcaTCATCCCTCTCTGCCTTCCCCTCATCTTTCTCTCAGCTTATTTCCTCTGTTAAAGCCAGTTTGTCCTAGATCATCCATCAAGGGAGAGTTTAGGCAGGAAAAATCCAGTGTGCTTGGAGCATAGCCGTCATTTGAGGAAGAAGTCCAGCAGGCAAGAAGGTCCTAGAGTCCAGAACACAGTGCCAGGAAACCAGAGTGAATCCAGGAGGTAGCCGGTCTGCATGTACCATCGTGAAGGCTGGACACTTGAAGGCATCCCGGAGGAACACCTGTTTCTGATGTGCACAGAGTGGGCTAAGCAGGCCTGTTAGGGGAGCCCCGATGTGCAGTGCTGAGGCCTTGAGGAGAGGCTGGAATCCTGTTCTGAGGCCTCCCCTTCATCTGGAGCCCTGGCCTGGAGGACCCGGGCATAGGGTAGATTTTCAGCATCAGGACTCAGCTCTAGGTAGGCTCCTCGCCATGGGAGCCCGGCAGATGCTTCAGTGCCAGGACACGAGGACAGGCGATGGTCACATTAGGCCGACTCAGTGTTGAGTCTCCTGTGCTGTCAACTGCAGGCTCCTTCAGGTACCCCAACTTTTAGAAGAAAGGTCATTTCCAGAGTCTGGACAGGCAGTCTCACGTCTAGGAAACGCAGCATCttactgtctgtctgtctgtctgtctgagtAGTTTGGAAACCGAGGCACCATCACAGATGCATCTGGCTTTGACCCCCTGCGAGATGCTGAAGTCCTGCGGAAGGCCATGAAGGGCTTTGGTGAGAGACCCTGGGTGGCACGAGTCCCAGCTGCCTCCCCCCTGACTCCCTCGGCAGTTACACAGTGGCTCTGTGGGCTGGGGTCGCTGGGTGGAGGCGGCCTGGCCCCGTGTTAGAGAAAGAGAGTGGATGTGGGGATGTATCGCGGATGCTCAGGAGAATTGGAGGGCCCAGGCCAAGAAAGTCTCTAGCCACAGAACATCCCTGTGACCCCACGCCCACTCCCACCTCTCCTTCCACCAGGGACTGACGAGCAGGCCATCATTGACTGCCTGGGTAGTCGCTCCAACAAGCAACGACAGCAGATCCTCCTGTCGTTCAAGACAGCATATGGGAAGGTGAGTGTTGGTTCCTGGGACCCACAGGGAAGGTCAGGGGTTCCTTTCTGAATCAGGGCATATCCTCCTGATAGGAGCAGCCTACTCCTGCTTTTCCCTGGGACCTGGATCTCCTAGATGGACCGTAAGGCATGTTAGGGCATTTCTTGGTGGCTCTCAACTGATGGCATCTTCTAGAGGCAAAGGATGCTCTGAAGCAGAAATCCCAGAGTCCACAGGGTACTGAAGTTTGCTGAGAGGTGCCCAGGGATCTGGGTTCTGTCCTGGCTCTGCTGTGACTCACCGAGACCATGGGCAAGTTATTTCTCTTTGAAGGAAGAGGCTTTAAGTACTGAACACATAGAAGTTTGAATTTGGGGGCTTTTGGATCTTATTAATGGAAAGATAACCACTGAGTACATATAGGCTAGTACATGCAGGCTAGTGTTCTGGCCTAGTGTCTCTCCTACGTTAATGGGCTATGAGTTCCCTGGGAATCTGGTTCAAATGCAGGTTACAATTCTGTAGGTCAGTCTGGGGCCTGAGGTTTGTCTTTTCTGTAAATGCTGCTGGATCTGGGATATTGTTCCCTATTGGTCACCTCCGTGGATTCTCAaaataggtttttttgtttgtctaaATGTCCAATTAGGATTTGATCAAAGATCTGAAATCTGAACTGTCAGGAAACTTTGAGAAGACAATCTTGGCCCTGATGAAGACCCCTGTCCTCTTTGACGCTTATGAGATAAAGGAAGCTATCAAGGTGTGTATGTTCTGGCGTGTGGGCATGATGGACAAAGACCTAGACCACGTGTGTGTCTTAGCTCAATTAGTAGCTACTGTTGTCAGCACAGCTCCTGGGCTCCAAGTGCTGTAGAAAAGGGAACTTCTGGTGGCTCCTCCAAGAGGCAAATGAGgcatcactcatcatcagggaGCATCTGAGTCTCTCTGCCTTAAATGGTGGGAGCTGGGGTTCAGAGGAAATCAGTGATCAGTGGTAGTAGGGGTGGGAGGAGTGGCTGACGTCATCCTCATTCATCAGGACTCTGTTGTTAGCAGATAACAGGACACTCTTGAGGAGCTTAAGCAGAGCCAGGGTGTAGAATCAGGAGGATAGAGACAGCAGCCTGACTCGGAGAAGGACGGGACTGGGCAGCATTTCTCAGGCCTGCTGCTTGAGTGTCTGCTTTATTCTTCCATCTGCTTCTGTGCCTCTCCTTCTTTGGTACAGCATCCTTGTGGGCCCCTCCCCGAGTACCTGTCAGAGATCCAGCCGCAGAAGAGGCCAGCTGTCCCTTGATCCAAATTCCGAACAGGAGGCAGGTTTTGATGGACTTTGTTTGGGTTCAGCCTCCCCCTAGTCCTGTGACTGCCAAGACCCTCAGCAGGGGTCCTGTGGATGGGCTGGGGCCACTCCCACAGATGGGGGAGTCCTTGTGAGCTGAGCAGGTGCCCCAGAAGGAATCTAAGATTCCTCAGGGCCTAGTGGGCACAGTGACTCTTCCTGCCCCGAAGGGACATCCCCTGAAACTAGGTTCATCTCTCCGTGGGTGTCAAAAGACACAACTAAGCCAAGGAGCAGGAGAaagtgactctgtggactgcagcctgccaggcttgtctgtccatgggattctccaggcaagaatactagagtggattgccattcccttctccaggggatcttccaaatccagggatcgaactcgagtctcctacattgcaggcagaatctttactctctgagccaccagggaagcccaagaagcaggagaaggatttattacttgcagcaagtaagaACATCAGGggtctttcccaaagcagtgtctcctgGAACTGCAAAATTGGGGAAATTTTAAGCTAACACATacatattcatgaaggggcttgaATGGTCCACAGAGTCCATACCTAAAAAGGTCAACATCATCATCCCTTAGGTTCCAGTTGTTCTGGTGGTTGAGTGCCCAAGGGGGTTTAAATTCTGTAGAACAGCTCAAGAAAGTGCTTCGGGCTTGTCTTTACCATTGACGCAGAACCCAGGGTCTTTACATATGTTTTGTTATCTTGCCTATCGCTCTGTTGTTCCCTTAAGGACAAGTACTGTGGCCAGGCTTAGGTCACAAAATGGTTTAGGCCAGAAATGGTTTCTCTTATGTCAAGAAAGTCCTTCCTCATTCTCTTGCTTCCAGGACACCTACCGTATGTGCCCCCAGTATCACTCCCATTTTATGGTCAAGGagccagaggcacagagaggtgaagtaacatgccgaaggtcacacagctagtgatcATCAGAACCAAGAGGCAACCCGATGCAGAAGCCAGGCTACTGACCCTGTCCCCTGCCTCCTCACTGTCCCTTCCTTAGCTGTCTCTTCCATCCTCAATGTTGTTCCCTTTCCTTAGGTGTCTCCAGATGCTCCCCTCTCCACTATGGGAGTCAGGTTTTCCCACATGTTCATGCTCTTGCTTTCAAACCGTTTTCTCAGTTTGTCACCTTATTCATGGACTGAATTGGAATAAAACAGATCTAGGTCCGCCTCTCAGCCCCACCATTTACAGTGTGGTCTTGGACAAGTCACCACACTTCTCTGATTTCTTGGTGTCCTGGAAGATGGAATGGGGATAATCCTTCAAATGGACCTCTATTTGTCACCATGTTGCTATCtttcctgggactttcctgggaCTGTGTGGGGAGTTTGGCTGCTTCAGGCCagggtagcagcagcagcgtgacaGGTGGGTCTGTGTCTGTGGCCTCTCCCACTGGGGTTTGTTTCCTGTGGGATCATGGCACCTGCTCTCCCCTGCGTGCCAGCAAGGAGGCTGTCACAAGCTCCTGCTCTGTCATGCGCTCTGGCTCCGCAGGGGGCGGGCACTGATGAAGCCTGCCTGATCGAGATCCTGGCCTCCCGCAGCAACGAGCACATCCGGGAGCTGAACAGAGTCTACAAGACAGGTGAGGCTGGCCCCAGGGCCTCACCCGCCTGGGCCACACCCTCTCCCTCCAGGGGCCTGAACTCTTCCTTCCTGACCTTGTCTCCTCATCTCCTGCCATCCCTAGTACACTGGGCTTCCATcccaggcccagccctgcttGCTGTTTACACAGAAGCAGGTAGCTGGGGTTAAGGGAGGGCTGAGGGAGAACCTGGGCGTGACTAGGGCCAGGTCAGCCTGGGAGTCATAGCCCTCCTGGTCTCCAGCTGTATGTTCCTGGGGGCCGGGTGGGCCACCTGTCTCCTCGTGCCAGTGCTCACTGTTGGCTGTGTGCAGTGGGCAGCTTGGTCCACGGAGCTACAGGGTGGCCCTTCCCTGCATCTCCCTTTCAGAATTCAAAAagaccctggaggaggccatTCGGAGCGACACTTCAGGGCACTTCCAGCGGctcctcatctctctctctc
The Bos indicus isolate NIAB-ARS_2022 breed Sahiwal x Tharparkar chromosome 28, NIAB-ARS_B.indTharparkar_mat_pri_1.0, whole genome shotgun sequence genome window above contains:
- the ANXA11 gene encoding annexin A11 isoform X1, which produces MSYPGYPPPTGGYPPGAPGGGAWGGAGYPPPTMPPIGLDNVANYAGQFNQDYLSGVAANMSGTFGGANVPNLYPGAPGGGYPPVPPGGFGQPPPAQQPVPSYGMYPPPGGNPPSRMPSYPPYPGAPVPGQPMLPPGQQPPGVYPGQPPMTYPGQSPVPPPGQQPVPSYPGYSGSGTVTPAVSPAQFGNRGTITDASGFDPLRDAEVLRKAMKGFGTDEQAIIDCLGSRSNKQRQQILLSFKTAYGKDLIKDLKSELSGNFEKTILALMKTPVLFDAYEIKEAIKGAGTDEACLIEILASRSNEHIRELNRVYKTEFKKTLEEAIRSDTSGHFQRLLISLSQGNRDESTNVDMTLVQRDVQELYAAGENRLGTDESKFNAILCSRSRAHLVAVFNEYQRMTGRDIEKSICREMSGDLEQGMLAVVKCLKNTPAFFAERLNKAMRGAGTKDRTLIRIMVSRSEIDLLDIRAEYKRLYGKSLYHDITGDTSGDYRKILLKICGGND